A window of Coregonus clupeaformis isolate EN_2021a chromosome 28, ASM2061545v1, whole genome shotgun sequence contains these coding sequences:
- the LOC121543732 gene encoding spexin prohormone 1-like, with the protein MKGVRTIAVYALVLLFLATLVSHSLSAPKGSFQRRNWSPQAMLYLKGTQTRSQNTEKLNVNQAATVLLNFLQQAKEDGEENPEQLYFQDLPAWKREYF; encoded by the exons ATGAAA GGTGTGAGGACTATTGCAGTTTATGCACTTGTTCTTTTATTTCTGGCAACGCTCGTTTCCCATTCGTTGAGCGCACCGAAGGGCAGTTTCCAGAGGAGAAATTGGTCGCCTCAGGCAATGCTGTACCTCAAGGGCACCC AGACTCGGAGTCAGAACACAGAGAAACTCAATGTGAACCAGGCAGCCACAGTCCTGCTCAACTTCCTGCAGCAAGCCAAGGAGGACG GAGAAGAAAATCCTGAACAACTGTACTTTCAAGACTTGCCAGCATGGAAAAGAGAGTACTTCTGA